From Pseudarthrobacter equi, a single genomic window includes:
- a CDS encoding SCO4848 family membrane protein yields MQLPVFAALVLIIAGVWSLAVWPQFLRRVMKDPRARDAAGKATKFLTVHVVLVSISMVLGAATAVIGVLGLLG; encoded by the coding sequence ATGCAGCTCCCTGTCTTCGCCGCGCTGGTCCTGATTATCGCCGGTGTTTGGTCGCTGGCCGTCTGGCCGCAGTTCCTGCGCCGGGTCATGAAGGACCCACGGGCACGCGATGCCGCCGGCAAAGCCACCAAATTCCTGACGGTGCACGTGGTGCTGGTCAGCATCTCGATGGTGCTGGGAGCGGCGACAGCCGTCATCGGTGTCCTGGGGCTGCTGGGTTAA
- a CDS encoding SDR family oxidoreductase, with product MTGDSTTDSPVPAHGGPASPRTVLVTGATGYIGGRLVPKLLEAGHTVKVLVRSPDKIAGVPWRNQVEVVQSSLDDGDALRQALAGVDVFYYLVHSMAAGAGFESKEQAMARTAAEAAVAAGVSRIVYLGGLHPKGVELSTHMRSREAVGQVFLDSAVDAIVFQAGVVIGSGSASFEMIRHLSETLPLMPAPSWVRNRIEAIAVRDVLYYLVAAASLEGTINRTFDIGCRQVLTYARMMQEYASEAGLPYRVVLALPIPAPKLAGIWVALTTPIPWSMAVPLVQSLQHDAVSNEHDVDGYIPQPDGGLTPYRTAVALALGKERDGQVETTWANAGADSDPLPSDPEWAGHKVYIDERTFHGDVDPAHVWTVIEGIGGRNGWYSLPLAWQVRGWLDKLTGGAGLLRGRRHPHTLHAGEVVDWWRVESIDRGKLLRLRAEMRAPGRAWLELAVEPDGDGSRYRQRAIFFPKGLSGRLYWLAVLPFHSFIFPAMARNITAAAQELVNAERPAATP from the coding sequence ATGACCGGAGACAGCACCACAGATTCGCCCGTACCGGCGCACGGGGGCCCAGCTTCGCCCCGGACGGTCCTGGTCACCGGGGCCACCGGCTACATCGGGGGCCGCCTGGTGCCCAAGCTCCTCGAGGCCGGCCACACCGTCAAGGTGCTGGTGCGCTCCCCGGACAAGATCGCGGGCGTGCCCTGGCGGAACCAGGTGGAGGTGGTGCAAAGCAGCCTGGACGACGGCGACGCGCTGCGCCAGGCGCTGGCCGGCGTCGACGTCTTCTATTACCTGGTCCATTCGATGGCGGCCGGGGCGGGCTTTGAGTCCAAGGAACAGGCCATGGCCCGGACCGCCGCCGAAGCCGCAGTGGCCGCCGGGGTAAGCAGGATCGTCTACCTGGGCGGGCTGCACCCGAAGGGCGTGGAACTCTCCACCCACATGCGGTCCCGGGAAGCGGTGGGCCAGGTATTCCTGGACAGCGCGGTGGACGCCATCGTGTTCCAGGCCGGCGTCGTGATCGGTTCCGGCTCTGCCTCCTTCGAAATGATCCGGCACCTCTCCGAAACCCTTCCGCTCATGCCCGCACCCAGCTGGGTCCGGAACAGGATCGAAGCCATTGCCGTGCGCGACGTCCTCTACTACCTGGTTGCTGCCGCGTCCCTGGAGGGCACCATCAACCGGACTTTCGATATCGGCTGCCGCCAGGTGCTGACCTACGCCAGGATGATGCAGGAATACGCCTCGGAGGCGGGACTGCCCTACCGGGTGGTGTTGGCGCTGCCCATTCCCGCACCGAAGCTGGCAGGCATATGGGTGGCGCTCACCACGCCCATCCCGTGGTCCATGGCGGTCCCGCTGGTCCAGTCGCTCCAGCATGACGCGGTGTCCAACGAGCACGACGTCGACGGGTACATTCCGCAGCCCGACGGCGGCCTCACCCCCTACCGAACTGCGGTGGCCCTGGCCCTGGGCAAGGAGCGGGACGGACAGGTGGAGACCACGTGGGCGAATGCCGGCGCGGATTCCGATCCCCTGCCCAGCGACCCGGAATGGGCGGGGCACAAGGTGTACATTGACGAGCGGACCTTCCACGGTGACGTGGACCCTGCCCACGTGTGGACGGTCATCGAGGGCATCGGCGGCAGGAACGGGTGGTACTCGCTGCCGCTGGCCTGGCAGGTCCGCGGCTGGCTGGACAAGCTGACGGGCGGAGCCGGGCTGCTGCGCGGCCGCCGCCACCCGCACACCCTGCACGCGGGCGAGGTAGTGGACTGGTGGCGGGTGGAAAGCATCGACAGGGGCAAGCTGCTGCGCCTGCGTGCCGAGATGCGGGCGCCGGGACGGGCCTGGCTGGAGCTCGCCGTGGAACCCGATGGTGACGGAAGCCGTTACCGGCAGCGGGCCATTTTCTTCCCGAAAGGCCTCAGCGGCAGGCTGTACTGGCTGGCCGTGCTCCCCTTCCACAGCTTCATCTTCCCGGCGATGGCACGGAACATTACGGCCGCTGCCCAGGAGCTGGTCAATGCGGAACGGCCGGCCGCAACCCCGTAG
- the mfd gene encoding transcription-repair coupling factor codes for MSLPVTATHGPTLDGLRRALAPDQSFARVRAEAGRGFAVRGQDYQISAPAGLRPVLLAEMADGLAAAAAGQEGAADPGVVLAVTATGREAEDLAAALRAYLPADSVAEFPSWETLPHERLSPRSDTVGRRLSVLRRLAHPESSTAERLRVVVAPVRAVVQPVVAGLGDLVPVTLRVGQDVSFTDVVRSLADAAYARVDMVTHRGEFAVRGGIIDVFPPTEDHPIRVEFFGDEVDQMRWFAVADQRSLSAPGIHHPTELHAPPCREILITASVMSRAAKLKAELPAAADMLEKIAGGIAVEGMESLAPVLVDAMVPFVDQLPAESIAVVIEPEKVRTRAHDLSATNEEFLEAAWSTASDGGAAPLDLSSQASAALHSASFRSLAETRGAALGHGVSWWSITSLAQDAELLPEIDVLNLHAREPRGYQGDVAEMMAFIGSHVRDQWRIVVATEGPGPAQRLAELFHENDIPCARVDSLDHEPQAGIIEVTTAAVGRGFVLDGLKLGLLTEADLLGRTSAGSTKDMRRMPSKRRNAVDPLQLVAGDHVVHEQHGIGRFVELLQRKVAGGSDGVREYLVLEYAPSKRGAPGDRLFVPTDQLDQVTRYVGGDTPVLSKMGGADWASTKSKARKAVKEIAGELIRLYSARMASRGHAFGPDTPWQRELEEAFPYVETPDQLTTINEVKADMEREIPMDRLVSGDVGYGKTEIAVRAAFKAVQDGKQVAVLVPTTLLAQQHYETFTERFSGFPLRVKPLSRFQSAKESKETAEGVKSGAVDVVIGTHRLLSKDFEFKDLGLVIVDEEQRFGVEHKEALKKMRTNVDVLAMSATPIPRTLEMSLTGIRETSTLATPPEERHPVLTYVGPYTDKQTSAAIRRELMREGQVFLVHNRVSTIERTAAKIRELVPEARVEVAHGKMSESRLEQIIVDFWERRFDVLVCTTIIETGLDISNANTLIVDGADKYGLSQLHQLRGRVGRGRERAYAYFLYPSEKPLGEVALERLKAVAAHNELGAGMQLAMKDLEIRGAGNLLGGEQSGHIQGVGFDLYIRLVGEAVADFRGEAEEKAAEMKIELPVNAHLPHDYVPGERLRLEAYRKLAAALTNEAIDEVKAELVDRYGELPLPAQNLVEVARFRVGAREAGLSDVALQGNFIKFAPASLPESKVMRLTRMYPGSQSKPALDAILIPKPKTARIGGRDLQDAEILEWANGVIRNIFSDQPLSVTPSAG; via the coding sequence ATGAGCCTTCCCGTTACCGCCACGCACGGCCCCACGCTCGATGGGCTGCGCCGTGCATTGGCCCCGGACCAGTCTTTCGCCCGTGTCCGGGCTGAGGCCGGACGCGGGTTCGCCGTCAGGGGACAGGACTACCAAATCAGCGCGCCCGCAGGTTTGCGGCCCGTGCTGCTCGCGGAGATGGCGGATGGCCTGGCTGCCGCCGCGGCAGGGCAGGAAGGCGCCGCCGATCCCGGCGTGGTCCTCGCGGTGACAGCCACCGGCCGTGAGGCAGAGGACCTGGCGGCGGCGTTGCGCGCCTACCTCCCCGCGGACTCCGTGGCCGAGTTCCCCAGCTGGGAAACCCTCCCGCATGAGCGACTCTCGCCCCGGTCGGACACGGTGGGGCGCCGGCTCTCGGTCCTGCGCCGGCTGGCGCATCCGGAAAGTTCGACGGCGGAGCGGCTGCGCGTGGTGGTGGCTCCCGTCCGCGCCGTGGTCCAGCCCGTGGTGGCCGGGCTGGGAGACCTGGTCCCGGTCACGCTGAGGGTGGGCCAGGATGTTTCGTTCACCGACGTGGTGCGAAGCCTTGCCGACGCCGCGTACGCGCGCGTGGACATGGTGACCCACCGCGGTGAATTCGCGGTCCGCGGCGGCATCATCGATGTCTTTCCGCCCACAGAGGACCACCCCATCCGCGTGGAGTTCTTCGGTGACGAGGTGGACCAGATGCGCTGGTTTGCCGTGGCGGACCAGCGCTCGCTGTCCGCCCCCGGCATCCACCACCCCACGGAACTGCATGCCCCGCCCTGCAGGGAAATCCTCATCACCGCGTCCGTCATGTCACGGGCCGCGAAGCTGAAGGCTGAGCTGCCTGCCGCCGCGGACATGCTGGAAAAGATCGCCGGCGGTATCGCGGTCGAAGGCATGGAATCCTTGGCGCCGGTGCTGGTAGACGCCATGGTGCCCTTCGTGGACCAGCTGCCGGCGGAGTCCATCGCCGTCGTCATCGAACCCGAGAAGGTGCGAACCCGCGCCCACGACCTTTCGGCCACCAACGAGGAATTCCTTGAGGCAGCGTGGTCCACGGCGTCCGACGGCGGTGCCGCGCCATTGGACCTCAGCTCGCAGGCATCGGCCGCGCTGCATTCGGCGAGCTTCCGTTCGCTCGCGGAGACCCGCGGGGCAGCGCTGGGGCATGGCGTTTCCTGGTGGTCCATCACGTCACTGGCGCAGGATGCGGAACTCCTTCCCGAGATCGACGTCCTGAACCTGCACGCCCGCGAACCTCGCGGCTACCAGGGCGACGTGGCGGAGATGATGGCTTTTATCGGCTCGCATGTCCGCGACCAGTGGCGGATCGTGGTGGCCACCGAAGGCCCCGGCCCGGCCCAGCGCCTGGCGGAACTCTTCCACGAAAACGACATCCCCTGCGCCCGCGTGGACAGCCTTGACCACGAGCCCCAGGCGGGCATCATCGAGGTGACCACTGCCGCCGTCGGCCGCGGCTTCGTCCTTGACGGGCTGAAACTGGGCCTGCTCACCGAAGCCGACCTGTTGGGCCGCACCTCCGCCGGGTCCACCAAGGACATGCGGCGCATGCCCTCCAAGCGGCGCAACGCCGTCGACCCCCTGCAGCTCGTGGCGGGGGACCATGTGGTCCACGAACAGCACGGCATCGGCCGGTTCGTGGAACTGCTGCAACGCAAGGTGGCCGGCGGCAGCGACGGCGTCCGGGAATACCTGGTCCTGGAGTATGCGCCGTCCAAGCGCGGGGCCCCGGGTGACCGGCTGTTCGTCCCCACGGATCAGCTGGACCAGGTGACCCGCTACGTGGGCGGGGACACTCCGGTGCTGAGCAAGATGGGCGGTGCGGACTGGGCCAGCACCAAGTCCAAGGCACGCAAGGCCGTCAAGGAGATCGCCGGTGAGCTGATCCGGCTGTACTCGGCCCGGATGGCCTCGCGCGGCCACGCCTTCGGCCCTGACACCCCTTGGCAGCGCGAGCTCGAGGAAGCTTTCCCGTACGTGGAGACCCCGGACCAGCTGACCACCATCAACGAGGTCAAGGCGGACATGGAGCGGGAAATTCCCATGGACCGCCTGGTGTCCGGCGACGTTGGCTACGGCAAGACCGAGATCGCCGTCCGTGCTGCGTTCAAGGCGGTGCAGGACGGCAAGCAGGTGGCCGTCCTGGTGCCCACCACGCTGCTGGCCCAGCAGCACTACGAGACGTTCACGGAGCGTTTCTCCGGCTTCCCGCTGCGGGTCAAGCCGCTGTCCCGTTTCCAGTCCGCCAAGGAGTCCAAGGAGACCGCCGAGGGCGTGAAGAGCGGTGCGGTGGACGTGGTGATCGGCACGCACCGGCTGCTGTCCAAAGACTTCGAGTTCAAGGACCTCGGCCTGGTGATCGTGGATGAGGAACAGCGGTTCGGCGTGGAGCACAAGGAAGCGCTGAAGAAGATGCGCACCAACGTGGACGTCCTGGCCATGAGCGCCACCCCCATTCCCCGGACGCTGGAGATGTCCCTGACCGGCATCCGGGAGACGTCCACCCTGGCCACGCCGCCGGAGGAGCGGCACCCTGTGCTGACCTACGTTGGCCCGTACACGGACAAGCAGACCTCGGCCGCCATCCGCCGCGAGCTGATGCGCGAAGGCCAGGTGTTCCTGGTGCACAACCGGGTGTCCACCATTGAGCGGACCGCGGCCAAGATCCGTGAACTGGTGCCCGAGGCCCGGGTGGAGGTGGCGCACGGCAAGATGTCCGAGAGCCGCCTGGAACAGATCATCGTGGATTTCTGGGAACGCCGGTTCGACGTCCTGGTGTGCACCACCATCATCGAAACGGGCCTGGACATCTCCAACGCCAACACCCTGATCGTGGATGGCGCGGACAAGTACGGGCTGTCCCAGCTGCACCAGCTCCGCGGCCGTGTGGGCCGTGGCCGTGAACGCGCCTACGCGTACTTCCTGTACCCGTCGGAGAAGCCTCTGGGCGAGGTGGCGCTGGAACGGCTCAAGGCCGTGGCGGCGCACAACGAACTGGGCGCCGGCATGCAGCTGGCCATGAAGGACCTGGAGATCCGCGGCGCCGGAAACCTGCTGGGTGGCGAGCAGTCGGGCCACATCCAGGGGGTGGGCTTCGACCTGTACATCCGGCTGGTGGGCGAGGCCGTGGCGGACTTCCGCGGCGAGGCTGAGGAAAAGGCCGCCGAGATGAAGATCGAACTGCCGGTCAACGCGCACCTGCCGCACGATTACGTGCCCGGCGAGCGGCTCCGGCTGGAGGCGTACCGCAAGCTGGCCGCAGCCCTCACCAACGAGGCCATCGACGAGGTCAAGGCCGAGCTGGTGGACCGCTACGGCGAGCTGCCGCTGCCTGCGCAGAACCTGGTGGAGGTGGCGCGCTTCCGTGTGGGTGCCAGGGAAGCAGGACTGTCCGACGTCGCGCTGCAGGGCAACTTCATCAAGTTCGCGCCGGCATCGCTTCCCGAGTCCAAGGTGATGCGGCTGACCCGGATGTACCCGGGGTCCCAGTCCAAGCCGGCGTTGGACGCCATCCTCATCCCCAAGCCCAAGACGGCCCGGATCGGTGGCCGGGACCTCCAGGACGCCGAGATCCTGGAGTGGGCCAACGGAGTCATCCGCAACATCTTCTCCGACCAGCCGCTTTCCGTCACCCCTTCAGCGGGCTAG
- a CDS encoding DUF2505 domain-containing protein: MALSATTTVPHPVDSVAAVLVNEDFQRHVSQLVGGNLESFTVDGDIAGAFSATLVRTLPTTRLPEIARKFVGEHLKVTQVETWDAPAADGSRKSNISLKVAGAPVDVTAVQRLVAEASGTRVELEGEVKSSVPFLGGKIADAAEPMVAKALNLQATQAQAWLESH; encoded by the coding sequence ATGGCCCTGAGCGCCACCACCACCGTTCCGCACCCCGTTGACAGCGTTGCCGCTGTCCTGGTGAACGAGGATTTCCAGCGCCACGTCAGCCAGCTGGTAGGCGGAAACCTGGAATCGTTCACCGTTGACGGTGACATTGCCGGCGCCTTCAGCGCCACGCTGGTGCGGACGCTGCCCACCACCCGCCTTCCCGAGATCGCCCGGAAGTTCGTCGGCGAGCACCTGAAGGTGACCCAGGTGGAGACCTGGGATGCCCCGGCCGCCGATGGCTCCCGCAAGAGCAACATCTCCCTCAAGGTTGCCGGTGCCCCCGTTGACGTGACCGCTGTCCAGCGCCTGGTGGCCGAAGCCAGCGGAACGCGGGTGGAACTGGAGGGCGAGGTCAAGTCCTCCGTGCCGTTCCTGGGCGGCAAGATCGCCGACGCCGCCGAGCCCATGGTGGCAAAGGCACTGAACCTGCAGGCCACCCAGGCGCAGGCCTGGCTCGAAAGCCACTAG
- a CDS encoding aminotransferase class V-fold PLP-dependent enzyme, with translation MAVVSTPATLERSVPVMDNAEVLRIRNDFPVLNQMVNGKPLVYLDSGATSQNPLSVIEAEQEFYEQRNAAVHRGAHHLAVEATEAFEDARQTVADLVGADYSETVWTSNATEGLNLISYALSNAALWAAQGRGDSALKGLALKPGDEIVVTEMEHHANLIPWQELAFRTGATLRYLPIDDAGRLSLEQAAGIIGSRTRVLAFTHASNVLGTINPVRELVALARASNALVVLDACQSAPHMPLDVKELDVDFAVFSGHKMLAPTGIGVLYGRQELLDILPPFLTGGSMITTVTMERAEYLPAPQRFEAGTQRISQAVALAAAANYLTETGLDRIHRWEMDLGQRMVAGLEALPGIRVLGPAAGEERIGLAAFDVEGVHAHDVGQFLDSMGIAVRVGHHCAQPLHRRLGLTATTRASAYLYNTTDDVDQFLDAVAGVRAYFRA, from the coding sequence TTGGCCGTAGTATCAACGCCCGCCACCCTGGAGCGGTCCGTTCCGGTCATGGATAACGCCGAGGTCCTCCGCATCCGCAACGACTTCCCGGTCCTCAACCAGATGGTCAACGGCAAGCCCCTGGTCTATCTCGATTCCGGTGCGACATCCCAGAACCCGCTCAGCGTGATCGAAGCCGAGCAGGAGTTCTACGAGCAGCGCAACGCGGCAGTGCACCGCGGCGCCCACCACCTTGCGGTCGAAGCCACCGAGGCCTTCGAAGATGCGCGCCAGACCGTGGCGGACCTCGTCGGGGCAGACTATTCCGAAACTGTCTGGACCTCCAACGCCACAGAGGGCCTCAACCTCATTTCCTACGCGCTGTCCAACGCCGCGCTCTGGGCTGCCCAGGGCCGGGGGGACTCGGCACTGAAGGGCCTTGCCCTGAAACCGGGCGACGAAATAGTGGTCACCGAAATGGAGCACCACGCCAACCTCATCCCGTGGCAGGAACTGGCGTTCCGCACCGGGGCGACGCTCCGCTACCTGCCCATCGACGATGCCGGCCGGCTCAGCCTGGAGCAGGCCGCAGGGATCATCGGGAGCCGTACCAGGGTGCTGGCCTTCACGCACGCCTCCAACGTCCTCGGAACCATCAATCCGGTCCGTGAACTGGTGGCCCTGGCCCGCGCTTCCAATGCCCTGGTAGTCCTGGACGCCTGCCAGTCCGCGCCGCACATGCCCCTGGACGTCAAAGAGCTTGACGTGGACTTCGCTGTTTTCTCCGGCCATAAGATGCTCGCACCCACGGGCATCGGCGTGCTGTACGGCAGGCAGGAACTCCTGGACATCCTTCCACCGTTCCTCACCGGCGGCTCCATGATCACCACGGTCACCATGGAACGGGCAGAATACCTCCCGGCTCCGCAGCGCTTCGAGGCCGGAACGCAGCGCATTTCACAGGCGGTGGCCCTGGCCGCCGCCGCCAACTACCTCACGGAGACCGGCCTGGACCGGATCCACCGGTGGGAAATGGACCTTGGCCAGCGAATGGTGGCAGGCCTTGAGGCGCTTCCCGGGATCCGGGTCCTGGGTCCGGCAGCCGGCGAGGAACGCATCGGGCTGGCCGCGTTCGACGTCGAAGGCGTCCACGCCCACGACGTCGGACAGTTCCTGGACTCGATGGGCATCGCCGTCCGGGTAGGCCACCACTGCGCCCAGCCGCTGCACCGGCGGCTGGGGCTGACCGCCACCACCCGCGCCAGCGCCTACCTGTACAACACCACCGACGACGTAGACCAGTTCCTGGACGCCGTGGCGGGCGTGCGGGCCTACTTCCGCGCTTAG
- a CDS encoding LuxR C-terminal-related transcriptional regulator, with protein MDSSNGHKAAASRVLTGRREPLDRICNIVRNRTSQAVFVMAGPGIGKSSLAEAISERLAGELNILRIHGSSALAAVPFGVLTPYTGDLTAEESVSPVAVLRSMWSYFEKLRAGNSAPVLMVLDDAHYLDDASAGVVADLISAGWATVVAAARPRPGLPQPLDQLWYDGLAERVDLRPLNREQIEEVLAHLLDGTVPAATIEAVWAASGGNPRLLDALLHDAAEAGILSKRNGIWILLGALPADGPRLTAVVAKDHLRRNPEEQEALKLIALAGPVGRKVIEEICGAPVVRSLLDQQMAVETSGVPAELSLWNGLFSDAIRNTISVSRSLQLQEKIQSRQDGTVLRGEGRLRSVEWAIEVGVKVSEEDMLESAREALLLFRNDSARSIAARIQDPGALPLAQAIQARALYNDGAYADAAALLDECWAPLADDPQGPAVLLLRVSAHQAAGQSLAVLADDVLSQAAQAGEAGPAWPVQLLRLLQSGAEADCQALADEVEGIRVQGLSETKAEPMAALGEALLAHALAAAGRPGDGLDAALRAASELSPLEDSLYFFPEVVLGRLVSCYLAMGEWESAERELNSYAAAHAAGVATFNGSLQVLRGYSLLRQGRMERAYQVLLPAVEALRLNDPLQLFGFGSALGYYVAARLGDAAQAKRLEQDYADAMAGGPADLLARGYAMAAGEYLAHDGKGLASLHTLMTTTEASGRAGQLLELLAICWDLGDPSVIPMVQEAAGGLQGRWAEAMLTLATGWEAADGDALMVTAASLEESGFVNLAREAYARASAVLDQTGERRRSRQAVAQREKCDHELGERFREGRFIAAAPTVHLTRREQDIVELAVQGLTDREIAQRLMVSVRTVEGHLYRTYVKLGVRSRDELETALPR; from the coding sequence CTGGACTCGTCTAACGGCCACAAAGCAGCAGCAAGCAGGGTCCTCACCGGACGCCGCGAACCGCTGGACAGGATCTGCAACATCGTCCGGAACCGCACCAGCCAGGCGGTGTTTGTCATGGCCGGCCCCGGCATCGGAAAGTCGTCCCTGGCCGAAGCCATTTCCGAACGCCTCGCCGGCGAGCTGAACATCCTGCGGATCCATGGAAGCTCCGCCCTTGCGGCGGTTCCGTTCGGTGTCCTGACGCCCTATACCGGTGACCTGACAGCCGAGGAATCCGTCTCCCCGGTGGCGGTGCTGCGGTCCATGTGGAGCTATTTCGAAAAGCTGCGGGCCGGGAACAGCGCGCCCGTGCTGATGGTGCTGGACGACGCCCACTACCTTGACGATGCCTCCGCCGGCGTGGTGGCCGACCTCATTTCGGCCGGCTGGGCCACAGTGGTGGCGGCGGCAAGGCCGCGTCCGGGCTTGCCCCAGCCATTGGACCAGCTCTGGTATGACGGGCTCGCCGAACGGGTGGACCTGCGCCCGCTGAACAGGGAACAGATCGAAGAAGTCCTGGCCCACCTGCTGGACGGAACTGTTCCCGCCGCCACCATTGAAGCTGTCTGGGCAGCGTCAGGCGGGAACCCCCGCCTCCTCGATGCGCTGCTGCACGATGCCGCCGAAGCGGGAATCCTCTCGAAGCGCAACGGGATCTGGATCCTGCTGGGTGCCCTTCCCGCCGACGGACCTCGGCTCACAGCCGTGGTGGCCAAGGACCACCTGCGGCGCAACCCCGAGGAACAGGAAGCACTCAAGCTCATCGCACTGGCGGGTCCTGTGGGCCGCAAGGTCATCGAAGAAATCTGCGGGGCGCCGGTGGTCCGCTCACTGCTGGACCAGCAGATGGCCGTCGAAACGTCAGGCGTGCCTGCCGAGCTGTCCCTCTGGAACGGCCTCTTTTCCGACGCCATCAGGAACACCATCTCGGTCTCCCGCAGCCTCCAATTGCAGGAGAAAATCCAGTCCCGGCAGGACGGCACGGTCCTTCGCGGAGAGGGGCGGCTGCGGTCCGTGGAGTGGGCCATCGAAGTTGGAGTCAAAGTGTCCGAGGAGGACATGCTGGAGTCCGCCCGCGAAGCACTCCTGCTTTTCCGGAATGACAGCGCCCGTTCCATCGCGGCCCGGATCCAGGACCCGGGCGCACTGCCGCTCGCCCAGGCCATCCAGGCCCGGGCGCTCTACAACGACGGCGCCTACGCTGACGCCGCAGCCCTCCTCGACGAGTGCTGGGCACCGCTTGCCGATGATCCGCAGGGGCCGGCCGTCCTCCTGCTGCGGGTATCGGCCCACCAGGCAGCCGGGCAGTCCCTGGCGGTCCTGGCCGACGACGTGCTCAGCCAGGCTGCCCAGGCCGGGGAAGCAGGTCCCGCCTGGCCGGTGCAGCTCCTGCGCCTGCTCCAGTCGGGGGCCGAAGCGGACTGCCAGGCACTGGCGGACGAGGTGGAGGGCATCAGGGTCCAGGGCCTCTCCGAGACCAAGGCGGAACCGATGGCCGCGCTGGGGGAAGCGTTGCTGGCGCACGCACTCGCGGCGGCGGGCCGCCCCGGCGACGGCCTTGACGCCGCACTCCGGGCCGCGTCCGAGCTGTCCCCGCTCGAGGACAGCCTGTACTTCTTTCCGGAAGTGGTCCTCGGCAGGCTGGTGAGCTGTTACCTCGCCATGGGCGAATGGGAGTCCGCGGAGCGGGAACTCAACAGCTACGCCGCCGCCCATGCTGCAGGAGTGGCCACGTTCAACGGCAGCCTGCAGGTGCTGCGCGGGTACTCACTGCTGCGCCAGGGCCGGATGGAACGGGCCTACCAGGTGCTGCTCCCGGCCGTGGAGGCGCTTCGCCTTAACGACCCCCTGCAGCTGTTCGGCTTTGGGTCCGCCCTGGGGTACTACGTGGCTGCGCGGCTGGGGGACGCCGCGCAGGCCAAGCGGCTGGAACAGGACTATGCAGACGCCATGGCCGGCGGTCCCGCTGACCTCCTGGCCCGCGGCTATGCGATGGCCGCGGGAGAGTACCTTGCACACGACGGCAAAGGCCTGGCGTCGCTCCACACGCTGATGACCACCACCGAAGCTTCCGGCCGGGCCGGGCAGTTGCTCGAACTCCTCGCCATCTGCTGGGACCTGGGAGATCCCTCCGTCATTCCCATGGTGCAGGAAGCAGCGGGCGGCCTGCAGGGGCGCTGGGCCGAAGCGATGCTGACCCTTGCCACCGGGTGGGAAGCCGCCGATGGCGACGCCCTGATGGTGACAGCGGCTTCGCTGGAGGAATCCGGCTTCGTCAACCTTGCCCGTGAGGCCTACGCCCGTGCCAGTGCCGTTCTTGACCAGACGGGGGAGCGCCGCCGGTCCCGGCAGGCCGTGGCTCAGCGTGAAAAGTGCGACCACGAGCTGGGGGAGCGGTTCCGCGAGGGCCGTTTCATCGCGGCGGCTCCCACAGTGCACCTCACGCGACGGGAGCAGGACATCGTGGAACTCGCCGTCCAGGGCCTCACGGACCGCGAGATCGCCCAGCGCCTCATGGTCTCCGTCCGCACTGTCGAAGGCCATCTGTACCGCACCTACGTCAAGCTGGGCGTGCGGAGCCGCGACGAACTGGAAACCGCCCTTCCCCGGTAG
- the sufU gene encoding Fe-S cluster assembly sulfur transfer protein SufU: protein MSLDQLYQQIILDHSKARHGSGLAETPAPGGASTGQSHQLNPVCGDEVTLRLAVADGKVAQVSWDGAGCSISMASASVFSDLAEGMTVAEVHEVIDSFREVLRSRGKIPADPELLGDAAAFEGVARYAARVKCAMISWVAAEDALNQAS, encoded by the coding sequence ATGAGCCTTGACCAGTTGTACCAGCAGATTATCCTTGACCACTCCAAGGCCCGGCACGGCAGCGGCCTGGCCGAAACCCCAGCGCCAGGCGGTGCTTCCACCGGGCAGTCCCACCAGCTGAACCCGGTCTGCGGCGACGAGGTGACCCTGCGGCTCGCCGTGGCCGACGGAAAAGTGGCCCAGGTTTCCTGGGACGGCGCCGGCTGCTCCATCTCCATGGCCTCGGCCTCGGTCTTCAGCGACCTCGCCGAAGGCATGACGGTGGCGGAGGTGCACGAGGTGATCGACAGTTTCCGCGAGGTACTCAGGTCGCGGGGCAAGATCCCGGCCGATCCTGAACTGCTGGGGGATGCCGCCGCATTTGAGGGCGTCGCGAGGTACGCGGCCCGCGTGAAATGCGCCATGATTTCCTGGGTGGCCGCGGAGGATGCCCTGAACCAGGCGTCCTGA